The Coffea arabica cultivar ET-39 chromosome 9c, Coffea Arabica ET-39 HiFi, whole genome shotgun sequence nucleotide sequence AGGTGGAACCAGCTGAAGATTGATGGGGACTTCGTGGTTATGACTGAAAGCTCTCATTTCATTGTAAAGTTTGGAAGCTACTGTTAGTTCTTTCAACTTGTTAGGGATGAGAATCTTTTAGTTTGTGCACAAGAAAGTATTTCAAGTTTGTGTACATGAGAATGTTTTAGTACTTGTTTGGGATTTTAATATTTGCTACGTTTGTACTTGTTACCGACTTTTAATTTAATGAATTATATTTGAGTATCGACTTCTTCTTTTAAATTGCTATATGCATTCTgctctttgggataattttacaagtcccTTGGGATTCTGGTTGATGGAATGTACAGCAGGGAGGACTAATTGCAGGTTGCttccatataaaaaaaaaacagggaaAAAACTCCTGGCAATTAAAAGTGTCAGCATAGCTTAGCTTCGAAAAACACTAATGACAAATGGGCGTGTCGTCCAAAGCAGTGTAAATTCACATGGCTACGTGTCCTTAAAGCCATATATTAAGACAACTCAAGATGCCTTCATAAATTGGATATCCTACTGATCTGCTACTGATGTTCTAATGCTATACTGACACTTTCGATTATCACAAAAAAAGTTTTTGTTGGCAGAGGGAATGCTATAGCAGCATGGTATTCCtgacacatttgaatgctgctaAAGATTTGAGGCTatccccacattggaagggacaacACTCGCCCTAGGTGTGAGGATAGATAAAGTGTCAGGTTAGATTATCTATACTGACACCTTTAAATGCCGTtaaaggccatttttgttgtagtgtacTCACATTTAGAACTTGAGTTTGTACTTGAATAGTTGTTAAGAATTAAAATATAGAAGAAAGTGATTGAGtatgatacttttttttttcagttttgtacaaaaaaaaaaaacaatttaggATTTTGGGAGAAAAtcgggctccgtttggattagctgtttttggggttgttttttaaaaacagcactattcattttttgaaaaacactcaatgttgtttggattagttgtttttcaaaaacagagtgtttttgaaaaacaagcgTGTATGGATtcactgtttttgaaaaacaacatttaattttttttagggcTGTGTTCGAAATACTGAGTGCCATTTGCACTTAaacaattatcaattttttaataCATAGACGAGACATAAGTGTACAATTTATTGGGCCTACTATCTGAACAAATAATGACAGGAGATGTTCTACTGGTGCTGATAATAGTACATCATATCGGCTATTGCTCTCCTACTTTCATTCCATTCAGCAATTCCTGCAGCCGACATATCTGGTCCTTGTGCTGCTGGCATTGGGTTGAAGGGGTTTATGTTATCTGCCAATGCTATATCTGCTTCTTCTTCGGCAAAATATGCATCATTTGGAACATACTCGCGCATGAAGTTGTGCAAGGCCATACAAGCCAGGACAATATTATTTTGCGTAGCCATCATGTAATTCTGCATAGGGCCCTTAAGTATTGGAAATCGTTTCTTCAAGACGCCAAACGTACGTTCTATAATGTTTCTTAACGATGCATGACGTTTGTTGAAAAGTATCCTCACTGCCCGCTCTTGCGCGGTTCCCCGTGCACCTTTAAATGGAGCCATAAATCCTGTCATATTCTGGTAAGCTGCGTCCACCGCATAATACTTCCCTGGcataatgaaattatatttatataaactTTGAAGACGCATTGCGGAAAGGAATTATGTGATTTAATCTGGACTAACCTGCTGGTGGCCACGGAAATGCACAATTAGGATCTTGTATGACTTCTTGTAAGATTCTAGAATCATGTGCGCTACCCTCCCACCCTACCCTGACATAAGTAAATCTCATGTTGTGATCACACACGGCTAGAACGTTTTGTGATAAGCTACCATGCCGGTTCCGGTAACGTTCCCTGTCTTCGGCTGTACACCAGGCCGAAACATGTGTTCCGTCAATCGCTCCAACGCAatcctaataaaaaaaaaaattctagacATAAGTTGGTCACAGCTGTTAGAcaaaatgaaatagtaatttGACATAGTAGCTCATAACCTTAAACCAGGGCCAAAACAAAGCACTGTTCTGTATTCTTGGATGGGTTGTGTGATAATCTACCGGTCGGACCAGGTCGCGTCCCAATCGAACGAGAGATCTAAGGCAGCGTCGTAGATGGCGGTCCGTTGTCTCGGGAGAATGTTGGAATCTCTCGGCAAGCACCCTATGTCGCTCATTATGGCTCAAACACAGCAGGCATATAGCAACGGACTCATGAATCCCCACCCGTTGTGTCGGGTGGGGCACCCAATAGCCCCTCTGAACCAACAAGTCACACAATTGGAGGAAAAGGGGAGCTTCCATTCGAAGGTTGTCGAATATTCTGTCTCGATGGCCGTTTATCAGCTCGATAACATATTGAGGACCTGACTGTGCACTATCTCGAATTCTTCGCCGCTGGCCCGAGTTGATGTACGGGTCGAATAAGGCCAATCCAGCAAGAATAAAGGCAGCGAAGGCCAACATGAGCTCCTCGTCGTCCGAGTCATCAGATGAGTTCCCACCATTCACATAACCATCATACTCCATTTCGTTCAATCTGTGCGACTGCGTTGGACgtgaatctgaaaaaaaaaaaggaaaacagagatATCATTCAAAGCCAATCTTAATTTGCCAAAACAGAGTAGGAAATATAAAATTCAACATATACATGGaccaaaattgaacaaaaaccTATTGGCCAACAAATTTATAGCCAAGAGGATAAGTTCTTGGTTTGTAAGACAAGAGGATTGGTTTGTAAGCCAAGAGGATAAGTTCTTGAAATATATAGGCTATTCGATTGGTTTGTAAGACAATACGATAAGTTCTTGAAATAGCCTAGAGCCTTCGCCAACCAATTTATAGCCAACAAGTTGAGGAATCCAGTAGAAGTTTTGCATCGTACTTCATAAAAAGAATCTTACATCTTCTTCAAGCAAGTCACGTATTCTTGAAAGAATTGTCCAAGTAAGACATATTCTTCAAAATAGTTGTTGAAGTAAGTCATATTCCCTACTTAATACTTGCTCTAAAAATGATCATCATACCTAAAAGCACCtattttccttccaaaagtTGCTTTTTTCTTGTCCCTtacttcaattttgaataagtctTTGTTGAAATGGACTTTTGTTGAAATGGACATCCATTTCAGCGGATGTTGAGATAAGTCTTTGAAATGGACATCCATTTCAGCGGATGTTGAAATTGATCTGCCAATTAGTTGTTGAAAGACTTTTGTTGAATAAGTCTTTGTTGAAATGGACATCCATTTCAGCGGATGTTGAGAGGAATTTCAGGCCAAGATAGATAGATCATCTTTGTTAAAGTAAGTAAGgaattttctttattctttaTTAAGATAGATCATCTTTATTCTTTATTCTTTATTCTATCTTTGTtaagatagatagatagatagattaTTCTTTATTCGAAAATTCAGGCCAAGTAAGGAATTTTGTCCCTTACTTGAATTACTTCATATAATTCTTGAAGTAAGTCGCACAATTGAGCTGCGTGGATGAAATTAGACATATTCTTGAAATAAGTGACACATATTCTTTACTATATAAACTGTACGCCAAGTAAGGAACGTTATCCGTTACATCTTTCTTATTATCCAACTCTTACAATTTTTCTGAACCTACTATTCCTGACATTCCAACAACAAACATAGCAATAAGTAAGGAAAAAACTGCCCTACGTATTCCTGACATTCCAACAACCTGCATGGATGAAACTATCACTCTTAATAAGTATCACTCGAAACAGACATAGCAATAGCCCAACCAGTAcatttcctaaaaaaaaaaatgcgatCCAACAACAGTCATATCACCATGATTTGTTATATCCAACCTAATAGAAACGAACACAAACCAGTtttaaatgaaacaaaaaaaaatcttcaatcCGCAAACCAATTCTTAAACAAAGGCATCATGAATTTAATTACTCAACATTCATCCGCAACACAACAACTCAACAAACCAGTATTCATCCGCAAATTCAAATATACAAACCACAACACTCAGAAAGGATAAAGTCCAAGTTCCGGTAGCAAATGCTACACCTAACAGATCTCAAATACAAACAAACATTAGGCAACAACTCAAGTTTCAAATAAATGCTCCTGATGAACAACGAAAGCACCTAAAAGGGGGGTGGGGGAGGGGGCTCCTGAGAGTCAGGGGGGAAACAGCCTTTTAGCTTCATCCAAGTGATGCGGTCGGCGTCACTTGCAGCTAAATTCCAAACATCCAGCTCTTGTTTATCCTTCAATATCTCAGCTGCCTTGTATTTGGCCATGAAATTGACGTTCTCAATAAGTTTAAGTTGATCCATGGCAATTTCATAGTCGGTTTTCTTCGATGGATCGCGGCCAGAACGATTCTTGTCCGGAGAACTAACTGAGGCACTCGTGCTGGAGCTCTTCTTCCGACTAACCAGTGACTCGATGCTTTCACAGACCCTGAGATATCTATCGGTCACTGAGCCAGAAGCGGTGGACATGGGACTACAGCCAGAGCCATCACCCGACTTCCGCTTTCCTTTCCCCCCCTTTCCTTTCGCTTCTTTTGGCCCCCGTACCTCAATTTCAGCTTCCTCG carries:
- the LOC113694352 gene encoding uncharacterized protein, with protein sequence MTGFMAPFKGARGTAQERAVRILFNKRHASLRNIIERTFGVLKKRFPILKGPMQNYMMATQNNIVLACMALHNFMREYVPNDAYFAEEEADIALADNINPFNPMPAAQGPDMSAAGIAEWNESRRAIADMMYYYQHQ